A single Roseofilum casamattae BLCC-M143 DNA region contains:
- a CDS encoding M23 family metallopeptidase: MHSLARYQSILLTLFSWAAFSTPLHALQVRVSPQSARLGDTISVRVQVDNPTLGEPTVRMGNTTYPVFPTASGQFRAFVPSSPLDRPGTWSIRVEGDGTSQTIGVSMGDRSFPTQSIWLSESDNALTGTDLEFDRVAEFKKLVTPNKFWSGPLRRPSSGWVSTIFGVQRYYNGEFANDYYHRGVDYAAPTGSPVVAPAAGRVMLVGTEAEGFEIHGNTVGIDHGQGVLSILIHLHTIDVKEGQIVEAGQRIATVGSTGASTGPHLHWGLYVNGVAVDPVPWRFDGIE; encoded by the coding sequence ATGCACTCTCTAGCCAGATATCAATCCATCCTGTTAACCCTCTTCTCGTGGGCAGCCTTCAGTACACCTTTGCACGCTTTGCAAGTGAGAGTATCTCCGCAATCAGCCCGGTTAGGGGATACCATTTCCGTACGCGTGCAAGTGGACAATCCCACTCTCGGAGAGCCAACAGTACGCATGGGAAACACCACCTATCCGGTATTTCCGACTGCCTCCGGCCAATTTCGGGCATTCGTTCCCTCCTCTCCCCTAGATCGACCGGGGACGTGGTCGATTCGAGTTGAAGGAGATGGTACGTCCCAAACCATTGGCGTATCTATGGGCGATCGCTCTTTCCCGACTCAGAGCATTTGGCTCTCTGAGAGCGATAATGCCCTGACCGGAACCGATCTGGAGTTCGATCGCGTTGCCGAGTTCAAAAAACTGGTTACTCCCAACAAATTCTGGTCGGGACCCTTGCGGCGGCCGAGTTCCGGTTGGGTGTCTACCATCTTTGGGGTGCAGCGCTATTACAACGGCGAGTTTGCCAACGACTATTATCATCGAGGCGTTGATTATGCGGCGCCAACCGGCTCTCCCGTAGTTGCCCCCGCAGCGGGGCGAGTTATGCTAGTGGGTACGGAAGCCGAAGGCTTTGAAATCCACGGCAATACGGTCGGTATCGATCACGGGCAGGGTGTATTAAGCATTTTGATCCATTTGCATACCATCGATGTCAAGGAAGGACAGATAGTAGAAGCCGGTCAACGGATTGCGACGGTAGGCTCGACGGGAGCATCAACCGGACCTCACCTACATTGGGGACTATATGTCAATGGCGTTGCCGTCGATCCCGTTCCCTGGCGCTTTGATGGTATTGAATAG
- a CDS encoding Hfq-related RNA-binding protein, whose amino-acid sequence MPDLETNLPSVRNIQNFIQQKNEVELKLVTDDLIVGQILWQDTYCICIVDHYQQTTIVWRQSIVFMKPKA is encoded by the coding sequence ATGCCAGATTTAGAGACGAACTTACCCAGCGTTCGCAACATCCAAAACTTCATTCAACAGAAAAATGAAGTCGAACTCAAATTAGTCACAGACGATTTAATTGTCGGACAAATTCTGTGGCAAGATACTTACTGTATCTGCATCGTAGACCATTACCAACAAACAACGATTGTCTGGCGGCAATCGATTGTCTTCATGAAACCTAAAGCGTAG
- the dapF gene encoding diaminopimelate epimerase translates to MELKFTKYQGLGNDFILVDNRSQSTPLVTPDRAVRLCDRHFGIGADGVIFVLPGTEETNYTMRIFNSDGSEPEMCGNGIRCFAQFIAQLEGSGRREYRVSTLAGVMVPKLGEQDMVTVDMGVPKLLAAEIPTTLGAANEPVVDATLEVAGESWLVTCVSMGNPHCVTFVPDVDGLALEQIGPKFEHHSVFPERINTEFVRVISPNRVQMRVWERGAGITLACGTGACATVVAGVLAGKCDRQTTVQLPGGDLDIEWADDDRLYMTGPARAVFTGTVII, encoded by the coding sequence ATGGAGCTGAAATTTACAAAATACCAAGGATTGGGGAACGATTTTATCTTGGTGGATAATCGATCGCAAAGTACGCCTCTGGTCACCCCCGATCGAGCCGTTCGACTTTGCGATCGCCATTTTGGCATTGGAGCGGATGGCGTCATCTTTGTCTTACCCGGCACCGAAGAGACGAACTATACCATGCGGATTTTTAACTCGGATGGGTCGGAACCGGAAATGTGCGGGAACGGCATTCGCTGTTTTGCCCAGTTTATCGCCCAATTGGAAGGGTCTGGACGCCGAGAATACCGGGTATCGACCCTGGCTGGGGTCATGGTGCCGAAGCTGGGAGAGCAGGACATGGTGACGGTAGATATGGGAGTTCCGAAGTTGCTAGCAGCCGAGATTCCCACCACTTTAGGCGCAGCTAACGAGCCAGTGGTGGATGCGACCCTGGAAGTGGCAGGAGAGTCCTGGTTAGTCACCTGCGTCAGTATGGGAAATCCTCATTGCGTTACCTTTGTTCCGGATGTCGATGGGCTGGCTTTGGAGCAGATCGGGCCGAAGTTTGAACATCATTCCGTCTTTCCCGAGCGAATTAATACAGAATTTGTGCGAGTCATATCGCCCAACCGAGTGCAAATGCGCGTTTGGGAACGAGGCGCTGGTATCACTCTCGCTTGCGGCACGGGAGCCTGTGCCACGGTGGTGGCTGGGGTCTTAGCCGGAAAGTGCGATCGCCAAACCACGGTACAATTGCCCGGTGGCGATCTCGACATCGAGTGGGCCGATGACGATAGACTGTACATGACCGGACCGGCTCGAGCTGTATTTACTGGGACTGTCATAATCTAA
- a CDS encoding bifunctional diguanylate cyclase/phosphodiesterase — translation MRTLLSKIPLRVAIILPFVTQISIAVGSIAWLSARNGQQAVSNVAQQLWEETTFHVVDRVTEFIDIPHHLISDTAAFQELGVANLQDPEILTHYLWHQMQTYEDLFITAVGYEDGTVIGVGMEADGQLVVREKEPGQTQLHSYEIIGKGERGPWRQTYEFDARERPWYRQAVEAGKATWTDIYPNYSFPYLVISAVQPLYEPDTGELLGVTNATLSLHGIDRFLEELKVSPSAEIFIVERSGKLVASSTQENLYQESNQGAVDSLVRLSASQSSSARVRQAVDYLTQYFGDLEQIQGRELLYFSSPSEVNNSKPLGNLKVTPILIQGSPEIVQVTPFSDSYGLDWLVVVAVPEADFMHQIYANTRLTWRLSFGAFALAIGSGLLVSRWITRPLVKLNERTKAIAASQLSAEMAGAVAIGQGTVEARELAESFAQMVQHLQQSFGQMQQLNRELVESESRLQQLLEALPVGTGVHDSNGKLIYQNRVGRSLVGTDRIMEVPAEQLAVIFQTYRAGTDDLYPVEEMPVIRALKGESSYADDMELRQPERTVPIEIWASPIYDDRDRIVCAVAVFQDISDRKRTAEQLVYNALHDALTGLANRALLLQRLELALNRTRQTGDRSFAILFLDLDRFKTFNDSLGHLVGDRILMGTARKLERVVQAVDLVARLGGDEFVVLLEECQDVQSAIHVAEQILMAFQTPLILQEREVLVSTSIGIAFGTADYREATDLLRDADIALYRAKEQGRGGYEIFNADMHAQTLQQLQLEHHLQQAISRQELRVYYQPIFILGGKELFGFEALVRWVHPLEGMVPPERFIEVAEETGLIREIDMWVLQNSCEQMVRWHHQFPKYSHLKVSTNLSGREFQDNYLLENLVAVLQQTGLDASCLTLEITENISIENIDRTITLLKAIRDQGISVSIDDFGTGYSSLSYLYNLPVNYLKVDKSFVSNMRKNSKNYKIVQAIIGLSNQLQIDAIAEGIETQEQLQWLEEMGCELGQGYLMSKPKTPEEITDLLRQSQSVRSSAMALE, via the coding sequence ATGAGGACTTTACTCTCCAAAATTCCACTCAGAGTAGCAATTATCTTGCCCTTCGTTACTCAAATCTCTATAGCTGTAGGCTCGATCGCTTGGTTGTCTGCTCGCAACGGGCAGCAGGCGGTGAGTAATGTTGCCCAGCAGCTTTGGGAAGAGACAACCTTCCATGTGGTAGACCGAGTTACAGAATTCATAGATATACCCCATCACCTCATCTCAGATACCGCTGCCTTTCAGGAACTCGGTGTTGCTAACTTGCAAGACCCAGAAATTCTCACGCACTATTTGTGGCATCAGATGCAGACTTATGAAGATTTATTCATTACGGCAGTGGGGTATGAAGATGGCACCGTCATTGGAGTTGGCATGGAGGCTGACGGACAACTGGTGGTTCGGGAAAAAGAACCCGGACAAACTCAACTGCACAGTTATGAAATTATTGGTAAAGGCGAGCGAGGACCTTGGCGTCAGACCTATGAGTTTGATGCTAGGGAGCGTCCGTGGTATCGGCAAGCTGTGGAAGCAGGAAAAGCAACATGGACTGATATTTATCCCAACTATAGTTTCCCTTATCTTGTGATCAGTGCCGTACAACCTCTATACGAACCCGATACTGGGGAGCTATTGGGAGTGACGAATGCGACTCTATCGTTACATGGCATCGATCGCTTTCTGGAAGAGCTGAAAGTTAGCCCGTCTGCCGAAATTTTTATTGTCGAGCGCTCTGGCAAACTCGTTGCCAGCTCCACCCAAGAAAATCTCTATCAGGAATCGAACCAAGGAGCTGTTGATTCTCTGGTACGGCTGAGTGCTTCGCAAAGTAGTAGCGCGCGAGTACGACAAGCTGTTGACTATTTAACTCAATACTTTGGCGATTTAGAACAAATTCAAGGTCGGGAACTGCTCTATTTCTCCTCACCCTCTGAGGTTAATAACTCCAAACCATTGGGAAATTTGAAGGTTACTCCCATCCTCATTCAAGGGAGTCCAGAAATCGTGCAAGTGACTCCATTTTCCGACTCCTATGGCTTGGATTGGCTGGTGGTGGTCGCCGTGCCAGAAGCAGACTTTATGCACCAAATCTATGCCAATACCCGTTTGACTTGGCGGCTCTCCTTCGGAGCTTTTGCCCTAGCAATTGGTTCGGGACTTTTGGTCTCTCGCTGGATTACCCGACCCTTAGTGAAGCTCAATGAGCGCACCAAAGCTATTGCAGCCAGCCAGTTGTCAGCGGAAATGGCAGGTGCCGTAGCGATCGGTCAAGGGACGGTTGAGGCTAGAGAACTGGCTGAATCTTTTGCGCAAATGGTGCAACATTTACAGCAATCTTTCGGACAAATGCAACAGCTGAATCGGGAGTTGGTTGAGAGTGAAAGTCGCTTGCAGCAGTTACTCGAAGCCCTGCCTGTCGGGACTGGCGTTCACGATTCTAATGGTAAATTAATTTATCAAAATCGAGTTGGGCGATCGCTGGTCGGAACCGATCGCATTATGGAAGTCCCTGCGGAGCAATTGGCGGTTATATTTCAGACGTACCGTGCCGGGACGGACGACCTCTATCCCGTAGAGGAGATGCCCGTCATCAGAGCGCTGAAGGGAGAAAGCTCTTATGCTGATGATATGGAACTGCGGCAACCCGAGCGAACCGTGCCGATTGAAATTTGGGCTTCGCCAATTTACGACGATCGCGATCGCATTGTTTGTGCAGTTGCTGTATTCCAAGATATTAGCGATCGCAAGCGCACTGCAGAACAATTGGTCTACAACGCTCTCCATGATGCTCTGACGGGTTTGGCTAACCGAGCCTTGTTACTGCAACGTTTGGAACTGGCCCTAAACCGGACTCGACAAACAGGAGATCGTAGCTTTGCCATCTTGTTTCTCGATCTCGATCGCTTCAAGACATTTAATGATAGCTTGGGGCACTTAGTCGGCGATCGCATTTTGATGGGGACAGCTCGCAAGCTCGAGCGCGTCGTTCAAGCTGTAGATTTAGTGGCAAGGCTGGGGGGAGATGAGTTTGTGGTGCTCCTCGAAGAATGCCAAGATGTGCAATCTGCGATTCATGTCGCCGAGCAGATTTTAATGGCATTCCAAACGCCATTGATTCTGCAAGAACGAGAAGTTTTAGTCTCCACCAGCATTGGTATTGCTTTCGGTACGGCAGATTATCGGGAAGCTACAGATTTGCTCCGGGATGCCGATATTGCTCTCTATCGAGCAAAGGAACAAGGGAGGGGAGGTTATGAAATATTCAATGCTGACATGCATGCCCAGACTTTGCAGCAATTGCAATTAGAGCATCATTTGCAACAGGCAATCTCCCGTCAAGAATTACGCGTTTACTATCAACCTATTTTTATCTTGGGTGGAAAAGAATTATTTGGCTTTGAAGCATTAGTTCGATGGGTTCATCCACTAGAGGGAATGGTTCCTCCCGAACGCTTCATCGAGGTAGCCGAGGAAACGGGATTGATTCGCGAGATTGATATGTGGGTGCTTCAGAACAGCTGCGAGCAGATGGTACGCTGGCATCATCAGTTTCCCAAATATAGCCATTTGAAAGTGAGTACGAACCTATCGGGGAGGGAATTTCAAGATAACTATTTGCTGGAGAATCTCGTCGCGGTTTTGCAACAAACAGGTCTGGATGCTAGTTGTTTGACTCTGGAAATTACGGAGAATATCTCGATCGAGAATATCGATCGCACCATTACCCTACTCAAAGCTATACGAGACCAGGGGATTAGTGTCAGTATTGATGACTTCGGTACGGGGTACTCGTCCCTGAGCTACCTTTATAATTTGCCGGTGAATTACCTAAAAGTGGATAAGTCTTTTGTCAGTAATATGCGCAAGAACAGTAAAAATTATAAAATCGTGCAAGCGATTATTGGATTAAGCAATCAGTTGCAAATTGATGCGATCGCAGAAGGGATTGAAACTCAAGAGCAGTTGCAGTGGTTGGAAGAGATGGGATGCGAGTTGGGACAGGGTTATTTGATGTCTAAACCGAAGACGCCGGAGGAAATTACCGATCTGTTACGTCAAAGTCAATCGGTACGATCTTCGGCAATGGCGTTAGAATAA
- a CDS encoding alpha/beta fold hydrolase, which translates to MIIPPGFEQHSVVTSLGRMVYYQPSESFWGSQVAAQPKLVFLHGFGGGSSAYEWSQVYPAFAADCFPIAPDLMGWGRSDHLERNYTIDDYLTTIREFLEQTCEEPAMVVASSLTAALTIRVAIANPQLFQCLVLTTPAGLSDFGDDYGRSLFAQVVRVPLLDRALYTSAIATEAGISSFLQGRQFAKSDRIYPEIVQAYLQSALQPKAEYAALSFVRGDLCFDLANYMPQLTIPTAILWGKKSEFTGPEIGERLAALNPASVKRFMALENVGLTPQLEVPGLTIGLIRQLLKQLQSSP; encoded by the coding sequence ATGATTATCCCACCAGGATTTGAGCAACATTCTGTCGTCACGAGTTTAGGACGGATGGTTTATTATCAACCATCGGAGTCGTTTTGGGGATCTCAAGTTGCTGCCCAACCCAAGCTAGTCTTTTTGCATGGATTTGGCGGCGGATCGTCGGCCTATGAGTGGTCGCAAGTGTATCCGGCCTTTGCTGCGGACTGTTTTCCGATTGCTCCAGATTTGATGGGGTGGGGCAGATCCGACCATCTCGAGCGCAATTACACGATTGATGATTATCTGACGACGATTCGCGAGTTTCTCGAGCAAACTTGCGAGGAACCGGCTATGGTGGTGGCTTCATCCCTAACGGCAGCCTTGACGATTCGGGTGGCGATCGCCAATCCTCAGTTATTTCAGTGTTTAGTCTTAACGACTCCCGCTGGATTATCCGATTTCGGCGACGATTACGGGCGCAGTTTGTTTGCCCAAGTGGTGAGAGTACCTCTCCTCGATCGCGCATTATATACGAGCGCGATCGCCACTGAAGCCGGAATTTCCTCATTTTTGCAAGGTCGGCAGTTTGCGAAGAGCGATCGCATTTATCCGGAAATCGTGCAGGCGTATTTACAATCAGCTCTGCAACCGAAAGCCGAATATGCTGCCCTCTCGTTCGTGCGCGGCGATTTATGTTTCGATTTAGCCAACTACATGCCGCAACTCACCATTCCAACCGCAATTTTATGGGGTAAAAAATCTGAGTTTACGGGGCCGGAAATTGGAGAGCGCCTGGCGGCATTGAATCCTGCTTCGGTAAAACGGTTTATGGCTCTAGAAAATGTGGGATTAACTCCACAATTAGAGGTTCCGGGATTAACTATTGGTTTAATTCGTCAATTGCTCAAACAGCTACAATCTTCACCATAA
- a CDS encoding YbjN domain-containing protein — MTLLETIMAFFAEEGWPLQRGEEEDALHFTFHGERGEWYCTAQTQERDKIIMFYTAAPFTIPDSKLPTLAEFVCRANCQIEVGHLQLDFDLGELSCKTSICAENIDLSFALIRNLFYANLGVMEELTPAFMAVLREDISPEEALNLLD, encoded by the coding sequence ATGACATTGTTAGAAACCATCATGGCATTTTTTGCCGAGGAAGGTTGGCCGCTCCAGCGAGGAGAGGAAGAGGATGCTTTACATTTTACCTTTCATGGAGAACGAGGAGAGTGGTATTGCACGGCCCAAACTCAAGAGCGCGATAAAATTATTATGTTTTATACTGCTGCGCCGTTTACAATTCCTGACTCCAAACTCCCGACCCTCGCTGAATTTGTCTGTCGCGCCAATTGCCAGATCGAGGTAGGTCATCTACAACTGGATTTTGACCTGGGGGAACTGAGTTGTAAAACTAGTATTTGTGCGGAAAATATAGACCTAAGTTTCGCCCTGATTCGCAATTTGTTTTATGCCAATTTGGGAGTTATGGAAGAGTTGACTCCAGCTTTTATGGCTGTTCTCCGAGAAGATATTTCTCCAGAAGAGGCTCTGAATTTACTCGATTGA
- a CDS encoding ATP-binding protein, with the protein MSPTPEPSKTIASSLDIRNNALDRLTKILSCIHTLLDLYIAYCRDNRDILHADESQLLPELNRNIEEWTTLHKLCQIFGLSLFECIILLTCVGQAIDRKFPDLLAIAHDDPQLNYLTFQLALECFPQPHWDALTDTRPLRQWYLIHCASTPELPRARLQIDEAILHYLMGEFYRDPAIAKIVIPMPTSGTAPTPLQPSYQAIVTQATSLLQGNLASPPVIELCGTQREFQRDIIKQVAQHLQLSLYYLPSYTIPKNLTDLQGFVMRWQRWYLLAPSVLILEVDRQATTDSSSHMLLETFLRSLQTPVFVTTNERLQLSLPALITFDVGDLEYGEQLALWQTAWQNDDRAGRETLPQLAAQFRLSAAIVQTASAAVQSDSSLSATEIGDRLWEFCRLQTRPQLEGLAQRIEVKTTWEDLVLPEREKNTLQQLLIHVSQQAKVYQNWGFAGKNQRGLGLSVLFAGSSGTGKTTAAEVLANELKLDLFRIDLSAVISKYIGETEKNLSRIFDAAERGGAILLFDEADALFGSRTEVKDSHDRHANIEVSYLLQRMEAYQGLAILTTNFKDNLDRAFMRRLRFIINFPYPKAAERSQIWQRVFPQKTPTEGLNFQRLGQLDVTGGNIKSIALNAAFLAADAEEPVKMKHILEAARTEYMKWGQSLGSAEIRGWDLS; encoded by the coding sequence ATGTCACCAACCCCAGAGCCTTCCAAGACGATCGCCAGCTCGTTGGATATTCGCAATAATGCGCTCGATCGTCTCACAAAAATACTTTCTTGCATCCATACTCTCCTCGATCTCTACATTGCATACTGTCGAGATAACCGCGATATACTCCATGCTGATGAGTCCCAACTTCTGCCAGAGCTGAACCGCAATATTGAAGAATGGACTACCCTGCACAAGTTATGTCAAATTTTTGGACTCTCTCTCTTTGAATGTATCATTCTCCTGACTTGTGTCGGACAAGCGATCGATCGCAAATTTCCCGACCTGTTGGCTATTGCCCATGACGATCCGCAACTCAACTATCTCACCTTTCAACTTGCCCTCGAATGCTTTCCCCAACCCCATTGGGATGCCTTAACCGATACCCGTCCCCTACGCCAGTGGTATCTGATTCATTGCGCCTCGACTCCAGAATTGCCGCGCGCTCGCCTGCAAATTGATGAAGCCATTTTGCACTATCTGATGGGAGAATTCTATCGCGATCCGGCGATCGCCAAGATCGTAATTCCTATGCCCACCTCAGGTACCGCACCTACTCCCTTACAGCCCTCTTACCAGGCGATCGTCACTCAAGCCACATCCCTCTTGCAAGGCAATCTCGCCTCTCCACCTGTTATCGAACTCTGCGGTACTCAAAGAGAATTCCAACGAGACATTATCAAGCAGGTAGCTCAACACTTGCAGCTCTCCCTATATTACCTTCCCAGTTATACTATTCCCAAAAATCTCACTGACCTTCAGGGGTTTGTGATGCGCTGGCAGCGCTGGTATCTCTTAGCACCAAGTGTCTTGATCTTAGAAGTCGATCGACAAGCAACAACAGACTCCAGCAGCCACATGCTCTTGGAGACTTTTTTGCGATCGCTCCAAACTCCGGTATTCGTTACGACCAACGAACGCTTGCAACTCTCTCTCCCCGCTCTGATTACCTTTGATGTTGGCGATCTCGAATATGGCGAACAACTCGCTCTGTGGCAAACGGCTTGGCAAAATGACGATAGAGCAGGGAGGGAAACCTTACCCCAACTCGCAGCGCAGTTTCGACTATCAGCCGCGATCGTGCAAACGGCCAGTGCTGCAGTTCAGTCCGACTCAAGTTTATCAGCAACAGAGATTGGCGATCGCCTGTGGGAATTTTGTCGCTTGCAAACCCGTCCGCAGCTGGAAGGGTTAGCGCAACGGATTGAAGTCAAAACCACTTGGGAAGATTTGGTGCTACCGGAACGGGAAAAAAACACCTTGCAGCAACTTCTTATCCATGTCAGCCAACAAGCTAAAGTCTATCAAAATTGGGGTTTTGCAGGTAAGAATCAACGCGGTTTAGGATTAAGCGTCCTATTTGCTGGTAGTAGCGGTACGGGAAAAACCACAGCCGCCGAAGTCTTAGCAAACGAACTCAAACTAGATTTATTTCGCATCGACCTCAGTGCAGTAATTAGTAAATATATTGGCGAAACCGAAAAGAATCTATCTCGGATTTTTGATGCTGCCGAACGGGGAGGAGCCATTTTACTCTTCGACGAAGCCGATGCTCTATTTGGCTCGCGCACGGAAGTGAAAGACAGCCACGATCGCCATGCCAATATAGAAGTCAGTTACTTATTGCAAAGAATGGAAGCCTATCAAGGACTTGCCATTCTCACCACCAATTTCAAAGATAATTTAGACCGCGCCTTCATGCGTCGCCTGCGATTTATCATCAATTTTCCCTATCCGAAAGCCGCAGAACGCAGTCAAATTTGGCAGCGTGTCTTTCCCCAGAAAACTCCAACAGAAGGTTTAAATTTCCAGCGGTTGGGTCAACTCGATGTTACGGGAGGAAATATTAAATCCATTGCCCTCAATGCTGCCTTTTTAGCTGCCGACGCTGAGGAACCAGTAAAAATGAAACATATTCTCGAAGCCGCTCGCACTGAATATATGAAATGGGGTCAATCTCTTGGCAGCGCTGAAATCCGAGGATGGGATTTGTCCTAG
- the petN gene encoding cytochrome b6-f complex subunit PetN: MDILSLGWVSLLVIFTFSISMVVWARNGF; this comes from the coding sequence ATGGATATTCTCTCATTAGGTTGGGTTTCCCTGCTGGTTATTTTCACCTTTTCGATTTCCATGGTTGTGTGGGCAAGAAACGGATTCTAA
- a CDS encoding MBL fold metallo-hydrolase, with product MYLTYLDSNSWLLELGQQRILIDPWLVGPLVFGNLPWLFKGYRQQDRPIPENINAIVLSQGLEDHAHRPTLKQLDKTIPVIASPNAAKVVGDLGYTQITVLEHGDSHQLNEAVDIKAVPGSPIGPTLVENGYVFAELATEKTVYYEPHGYHSPTLKTLESVDTIITPTINLSIPLLGPVIKGTESALEVSEWLKPQYIIPTAAGGDIEFEGLLISLLRAEGTLEEFQASLSARGLSTKAVAPTPGERWEVPLS from the coding sequence ATGTATCTCACCTATCTCGATAGCAACTCCTGGTTGCTAGAACTCGGACAACAGCGCATCCTCATCGACCCTTGGCTCGTCGGCCCCCTCGTCTTCGGTAACCTTCCCTGGTTATTCAAAGGATACCGCCAGCAAGACCGACCCATACCAGAAAATATTAATGCCATTGTACTTTCCCAAGGACTGGAAGACCACGCCCATCGGCCAACCCTGAAGCAGTTGGATAAAACCATCCCGGTCATTGCCTCGCCCAATGCCGCGAAAGTCGTGGGAGACTTAGGCTATACGCAAATTACCGTACTCGAACACGGCGACAGCCATCAGCTTAACGAAGCCGTAGACATTAAAGCCGTTCCCGGTTCTCCTATCGGGCCGACATTGGTGGAAAACGGCTATGTGTTTGCCGAACTCGCTACCGAAAAAACCGTTTACTACGAACCCCACGGCTATCATTCGCCAACCCTGAAAACTCTAGAGTCCGTCGATACGATTATTACGCCCACGATTAACTTGAGCATACCTCTGTTAGGACCGGTCATCAAAGGAACTGAAAGCGCTCTCGAAGTCTCCGAGTGGCTCAAACCCCAATATATTATCCCGACAGCCGCTGGTGGCGATATCGAATTTGAGGGACTGCTGATTTCCCTACTGCGAGCGGAAGGAACTTTAGAGGAGTTTCAAGCAAGCTTATCCGCGCGCGGGTTAAGCACGAAGGCAGTGGCACCCACTCCTGGAGAGCGCTGGGAAGTTCCCTTAAGTTAA
- a CDS encoding helix-turn-helix domain-containing protein, protein MPAKRYIVSLTEEERQELEKLTKTGKAAARKINHARILLKADINQSGGGWKDSEIASALDVSIRTIERVRQRWMEEVLELYTSPYDSNYPLVCFDESSKQLIII, encoded by the coding sequence ATGCCAGCCAAACGATATATAGTGTCTCTGACAGAGGAAGAACGGCAAGAGTTAGAAAAACTGACGAAAACTGGAAAAGCAGCAGCCCGAAAAATTAATCATGCACGAATATTACTGAAAGCAGATATAAATCAATCGGGAGGAGGATGGAAAGATAGTGAAATCGCGTCAGCTTTAGATGTGAGTATAAGAACGATTGAAAGAGTGCGACAAAGATGGATGGAAGAAGTCTTAGAATTATACACCAGTCCTTATGACTCCAATTATCCCTTAGTCTGTTTTGATGAAAGTTCTAAACAACTCATTATTATATAA